The following proteins are encoded in a genomic region of Glycine soja cultivar W05 chromosome 17, ASM419377v2, whole genome shotgun sequence:
- the LOC114392343 gene encoding protein ENHANCED PSEUDOMONAS SUSCEPTIBILTY 1-like, with product MEAVQLMSTTTIKASSNNYNDNSVQKIDLTPWDLQFFHIGSIQRGLLFRKEKNTEYCQIEHLQHSLSSTLAFFPLLAGRLAILEHHDNTVSSHIVCDNKGVPFVHAAAHNTTVADILQPKYVPPILRSFFALNGVKNYEATSQPVLAVQVTELFDGIFIALSINHVVADGKSFWLFVNSWAEISRGSLKISKFPSLKRCFLDGVDRPIRFLFTKELEKEPSKNLQPQTRPVRVFHFTKEKIADLKSKANAEANTDKISSLQALLANLWRSVIRCQHVEPHEEIQFTMPVGVRPRVVPPLPEDYFGNAALIGRVTMKAGELLQGELGKIALEINKMISSQSDEKVKNHYESWARTPRQRGVAYSNTLNVGSSPRFNIYGNDFGWGKPMAVRSGGDFMSYSIVFLFAGFEEGSIDIEVFLPYEILEAMGNDPEFMHICHSE from the coding sequence ATGGAAGCCGTCCAACTCATGTCCACCACAACAATCAAGGCGTCGAGTAACAATTACAACGATAACTCAGTTCAGAAAATCGATTTAACTCCGTGGGATCTCCAATTCTTCCATATTGGAAGCATCCAAAGAGGACTTCTTTTTcgcaaagaaaaaaacacagaaTATTGTCAAATCGAGCATCTCCAACACTCACTTTCATCCACTCTCGCATTCTTTCCACTCCTCGCTGGCCGTCTTGCCATTCTCGAACATCACGACAACACTGTCTCCTCTCACATCGTATGCGACAACAAAGGTGTCCCTTTTGTCCACGCCGCTGCACACAACACCACTGTGGCCGACATCCTTCAACCCAAATACGTTCCTCCCATTCTCCGATCGTTCTTCGCACTTAACGGAGTTAAGAACTACGAAGCCACGTCACAACCAGTGCTGGCAGTGCAAGTGACAGAGCTATTTGATGGCATCTTCATTGCCCTCTCAATCAACCACGTCGTTGCAGACGGCAAGTCGTTTTGGCTTTTCGTCAATTCCTGGGCTGAAATTTCACGTGGTTCCCTCAAAATATCCAAATTCCCTTCTCTAAAACGTTGCTTTTTGGATGGCGTTGACCGCCCCATAAGGTTTCTGTTCACAAAGGAATTAGAAAAAGAACCGTCCAAAAACCTTCAACCACAAACTCGACCTGTGAGGGTCTTCCACTTCACGAAGGAAAAAATCGCGGATCTGAAATCAAAAGCTAACGCAGAGGCCAACACGGACAAAATATCTTCTCTGCAAGCGCTATTAGCTAACCTTTGGCGTTCTGTGATTCGCTGCCAACATGTTGAGCCACATGAAGAGATTCAGTTTACAATGCCCGTTGGCGTTAGACCAAGGGTAGTTCCGCCACTGCCAGAAGATTATTTCGGAAACGCAGCACTGATTGGTCGTGTTACCATGAAAGCGGGAGAACTATTACAAGGTGAGCTTGGAAAGATTGCTTTGGAGATTAACAAGATGATTTCTTCGCAATCTGATGAGAAGGTAAAGAACCACTATGAGTCTTGGGCGAGAACACCACGGCAGCGTGGCGTGGCTTATAGTAATACCTTAAACGTTGGCAGTTCCCCAAGGTTCAATATTTACGGCAATGATTTTGGGTGGGGAAAGCCCATGGCGGTTCGAAGTGGCGGTGATTTTATGTCGTATtccattgtttttttgtttgctGGCTTTGAAGAAGGTTCTATTGACATTGAAGTGTTCCTTCCTTATGAGATTTTAGAGGCCATGGGAAACGACCCTGAGTTCATGCATATATGTCATtctgaatga